One window of the Vigna radiata var. radiata cultivar VC1973A chromosome 1, Vradiata_ver6, whole genome shotgun sequence genome contains the following:
- the LOC111241985 gene encoding uncharacterized protein LOC111241985, which translates to MQQNGGALESWNITYEVGVSACALQLTREADNSKDVKGLRLQLRSETTKRSGALAEFDFFLDVQTINGDDFVVYPRWFAICGVHTTTSLNQNKRVNSRSGSVTDMDMYLYGEGHKGGLIVLERKKKSGHLLPYEVTLAHYHATGSGINDYRKIKPDFGLSXVAKIRLIGGSLTVMVDGPEQHPSSALLYMFDEVSRNAFWHRDMCPHCAKAPKKQNEELWQSESEDSDSTPKGVSQGGSGKNVRVISNGGKFGGDGNGNFXERNVFNVIYQXXWSENKSVSGRTYM; encoded by the coding sequence ATGCAACAAAATGGTGGAGCCTTGGAGAGCTGGAATATAACATACGAAGTAGGTGTTTCAGCCTGTGCACTGCAGCTAACAAGAGAAGCTGACAATAGTAAAGATGTGAAGGGTTTACGCTTACAACTCCGCAGCGAGACAACCAAACGCAGTGGAGCTCTTGCAGAGTTCGATTTCTTTTTAGACGTGCAAACAATAAATGGAGACGATTTCGTGGTATATCCCCGCTGGTTCGCCATCTGTGGCGTTCACACAACAACATCACTCAATCAAAACAAGAGGGTTAACAGCAGATCGGGCAGTGTTACGGATATGGACATGTATTTGTATGGTGAGGGACACAAAGGGGGTCTTATTGTActtgaaaggaagaaaaagagtggCCATCTACTACCTTATGAAGTCACTCTGGCGCATTATCATGCTACTGGTTCAGGTATTAATGATTACCGTAAGATTAAACCAGATTTTGGCCTTTCTATNGTCGCAAAGATTCGATTAATCGGTGGTAGTTTGACCGTAATGGTGGATGGCCCTGAACAACACCCTTCTTCTGCGTTATTGTACATGTTCGATGAAGTCAGTAGAAACGCGTTTTGGCATCGTGACATGTGCCCTCACTGCGCTAAAGCTCCGAAGAAACAGAACGAAGAACTGTGGCAGTCTGAGAGTGAAGACTCTGATAGTACTCCCAAAGGAGTATCTCAGGGTGGAAGCGGGAAAAATGTAAGAGTGATTTCCAATGGTGGGAAGTTTGGGGGTGATGGTAATGGTAATTTCTANGAGAGAAATGTTTTTAATGTNATTTATCAGCNTCANTGGTCTGAAAACAAAAGTGTTAGTGGAAGAACATATATGTAG